The Syntrophales bacterium nucleotide sequence GAAGATGGTAAGAGGGGAAGAAGGCCACCCCTCTTCTCTGCCAGGCTGTTCCGTGACACTTCTCAAAAACAGGGAGTATTTTCCTGCCCTTTCTGCGGCGATTGACCACGCCCAAAAAGAGATTCTCATGTCCTTCTTTCTGTTCAAGGCCAATGGACATCCTCGCAATTATTCAGAGGTCATCTTGCGACATCTGATACAGGCCGCAGGCAGAGGGATCAAGGTAGTGGTAGTCCTTGAAAGGGGTGATGGTTCCTCCGACATTGATGCGCATAATCAGGACACCGTGGTCAAATTGAAAAAGGGGGGAGTAAAGGTTTATTTCGATTCTCCCGAAATGACCACCCATACCAAATTGGTGGTTATAGACAGGAGATATACCTTTGTGGGGAGTCATAATCTGACGCATTCCGCCCTGAAATACAACAATGAACTTTCTGTTTTGATTGATTCGGCACCAGTGGCTGAAGAGGCGGCGAGTTATATCAAGACCCTCTATCCATAGAACTCATAGGTCATAGGTGAAAGCCCTATATCCATAACCGGCCAAATAGACCAAGCCATCATAACCCATAGGTGATAGTGATAGGCGATAGGCAATAACCCATAGCCCATTCAAGGGAGATAGGATCATGAGGTTTCTACTGACAAACGATGACGGTATATATGCGAAGGGGTTGAGTGCCCTGTATCAGGAGCTCTCGAGGGATGCGGACTGTTTAATTGTAGCTCCTGAAATCGAACAGAGCGCCGTAGGCCATGCGATTACCATCTTCCGTCCTCTGATGGTAAGAGAGGCGAAAAAGAACGGAAATTTCTTTGGATATGCCGTAACGGGAACGCCGGCGGACTGTGTCAAGATCGGTATCAGGGAGTTATCCGAAAAACCTGTAGACCTGGTCATATCGGGGATCAATCTCGGTGCCAATGTGGGGATTAATGTGATCTATTCGGGAACTGTATCAGCAGCAACCGAGGGGGCCATCCTGGGTGTACCTTCCATAGCGGTATCTCTCGATACTCGCAGAGATGCGGACTTTACCTTTGCTGCAAGGTTTGCCAGAAAGATGGCACAATTCATGGTAAAAAACAACCCCTTGAAAAACATTCCCCTCAATATCAATATCCCCGCTCTTCCCGAAGATGAGATCAAGGGGATTTGCGTGACAAAACAGGGCAGGGCGCGTTTTATAGAAAATTTTGAGAGAAGGGTAGATCCGAGAGATAATATCTATTACTGGTTGGCGGGTGAAACAAAAATTTCCGCTCAGGATGAGATTAACTCCGATGCCTATGTGCTGAGCAAAGGGATGATATCCATCACACCAATTTATTATGATTTGACCCGGTATGACGCCATGTCAGATTTGAGTGCCCATATCAAGGTGCTATTCGGCTCCTCCGCAGCAACGCAAACTTATAGTAAATAAATTGAACCGTCCCTTGCGTGTCTGCAGCCTCAGCGCCTGCCGGAAAATCAGTAGTTTGGTTTTGAGTATGTTCTTGACAATCCGAAATTCCCCATATATTCTGCAACCGATTTACGGCCCGGTAATAAATCCTGAAGGCAGTGCTGAAGCATTACAAGGGAGTATCGCCGATGGGCATAGTAACTCTCACAAGAAGCGCCGCGGGCAAGATAGCCGTTACCTTCCCTTTTTTACAGCCATGACTTCGTTGCCAAGGTCAAGAGCATCCCTTACAAGACCGTAAAAGCCTATCTCTACTTCAACAGGGATTTTCTCAGTCATGCAGGTAAGAGTTCATCTGTAATCAGTGAGAGCGACGTCAAGAATTATCTCCTCTATCTCGCGGAAGAAAAGCAATCCGCCACCTCTACGCTGAACCAAGCCATCAACGCCCTGAAATTTTACTACGGGGGCATGCTGAAAAGAAAGTTCCTCTACGAAATCAAACGGCCCCGCAAAGACAAGAAGCTGCCCGTTGTCCTGAGCCAGGAAGAAGTTGCAAATAAGCCTGGGTGGAACAATCTGATCAGGGTCGATTATCACGGCTCGAAGGAAGTTCCTAAAGGTACATGTCATGCAATATTGAAAGATGCTGGAATCAAGAAATAAAAGGCGGAGGTGAAATTAGAATGATAGATTTGCAATATTCTTTGATAATTGAGGCAACAAAGGAACATGATTTTTTTGGCTTCTATTCTCCTGATTTGCCAGGGTTTTCAGGAATTGGTCATTCTGTCGAGGATTGTCTATACAAGGCAAAATGGGGGATGATTGAACAGGTTAATTTATTAAAAGAACAAGGATTGCCCGTTCCTCCGAAAAATTCTAATCCCAAAATTGTTATTCAAAATGAAGAAGCCGCGATGGCGGCTTGAAAATTGGTCATGCGTCCGCTAACACAGGCCAAAAGATTATCATCCAAACCCTTCAGGCTTCTTTTCCGCCAAGGACATTAGCCGCTATGACACACTGTCCGATTTGAGTGCCCGTATCAAGGTACTACTCGGACAGGTGGAGGAGCCTACCCCTTGAAATCGTAGTTCTTGAGTTTATACCGTAACATGGGTCACTGATACCGAGGATATTGGCGGCCTTCGTTTGCTGCTCGCCCGCCCTTTCCATTACCTCAAGGATCAATTTCCGCTCTAAATACTTCAGCAATCCACGGAGTAGTCCTTCGGTAGAAAAGATCTTCTCTGAAGAGGTTCTCTCCGACCAGCGATTTTAGATCACTGTTGGTGGCGCTGATAATCCGTACATCGGAACGTATCGTCTGATTTCCACCGAGTCGCTGGAATTCACGTTCCTGAAGAAATCGGAGGAGCTTGACCTGAACGGGAGGAGAAAGCTCACCAATTTCATCTAAAAAGATAGTTCCCCCATTGGTTAATGGTGGGGACACCCTTGGTTAATGGTGGGGACGCCCTTAGATAATTCAGTTGACAGAGAGCGGACTGGCATGATAAACGTTGGGTACGTGGTTAGCTTCAACCATTGCCACAAGCGGTATGGTGTGGGATATGCAGTTCAGAGAGGGGAAGCCATTGCTCAGGAGGATAGTTATCAACTCATCTAAATGAAATGGGTTGCTTATTTATTTAAGGGCGTCCCAGTTATCAGTTATCTAAGGGTGAAGTCGGGTTAAAGAAAACCGGTTAAAGTATGATGGCACTCTTTTTGTGGAAATGTTAGTTAATGCGGTATGAAGCTAAATATACCCCATTTTATCGTAAACTGTTGTACCCTATTTAAATACGAGGAGGTTTAAAATGTTTTCCAAAGAAACGTTAGAAGAAGCAAAAAAACTTGAACAGGAATGGCAAGAATTTTATGAAAAACGCTACCAAGGGAAGGATTTTAGCTCGACCACAAGTTCAGGAATACCAATCAAACCCGTTTATACTCCTTTAGACGTTGAGCATATCAATTATGCCCAAGACATCGGTTCACCTGGCACTTACCCTTATATGAGAAGCAACTATGTTATTCATTACCAATTTCAGCCATGGATAAACCAGCAAGTACATGGATACGGGTTACCGGAACATACCAGGGAGAGAATGGATTTGCTTGCAAAAGCAGGAATGAAAGGATACTTTGGCGGTCGGTC carries:
- a CDS encoding phospholipase D-like domain-containing protein, which codes for MPSRSTKTIFLFILILSLTILLLPSERSFLSVAAKQKMVRGEEGHPSSLPGCSVTLLKNREYFPALSAAIDHAQKEILMSFFLFKANGHPRNYSEVILRHLIQAAGRGIKVVVVLERGDGSSDIDAHNQDTVVKLKKGGVKVYFDSPEMTTHTKLVVIDRRYTFVGSHNLTHSALKYNNELSVLIDSAPVAEEAASYIKTLYP
- a CDS encoding sigma 54-interacting transcriptional regulator; translated protein: MSPPLTNGGTIFLDEIGELSPPVQVKLLRFLQEREFQRLGGNQTIRSDVRIISATNSDLKSLVGENLFREDLFYRRTTPWIAEVFRAEIDP
- the surE gene encoding 5'/3'-nucleotidase SurE; translation: MRFLLTNDDGIYAKGLSALYQELSRDADCLIVAPEIEQSAVGHAITIFRPLMVREAKKNGNFFGYAVTGTPADCVKIGIRELSEKPVDLVISGINLGANVGINVIYSGTVSAATEGAILGVPSIAVSLDTRRDADFTFAARFARKMAQFMVKNNPLKNIPLNINIPALPEDEIKGICVTKQGRARFIENFERRVDPRDNIYYWLAGETKISAQDEINSDAYVLSKGMISITPIYYDLTRYDAMSDLSAHIKVLFGSSAATQTYSK